The Oncorhynchus kisutch isolate 150728-3 unplaced genomic scaffold, Okis_V2 scaffold1342, whole genome shotgun sequence genome segment GACATAATTCTAACAGTTCCTCTGATGTAAAGCGAATGAACGTGTCTACGTAAGATGCCATAGTCACaagtaaatacaaaaaaaagaatCTCACTCTTCCCCTCTGCTGAGAACACCAGACCACAAGAGAAATGAATCACACTgggcaccacagaagagagatgatatatggagcttccccaaaacctagTCTTCGTGCGGATTTGAGGTGGGTAATTACACACTGTAGCTTGCTGTCAAGGGAAAAAAGAAAAGACCCAGCACGCTGGCAGATTCCCTCAAGCCACAGATGTGCCCtgagacaactgctcagtccacGGACACCAAACAAAATAATCATGCCCAACATATTACAAAATGAAACATGTCACTAAGCTTAATGGGGGGAAAAGAAAAGCTATAGCTCTGGGTAGCAAGTTTCACTACCCTACCCAAATCTCCCACTGAGGTACACAGCCAATTGTGCTCACCTCAGACCGATGTCCCAACAGCATGTAGGGCAAGAGTCTCCAGCCTGGGTAGGGGCCTGGAAACGAACCAATGTACTTTCTCCAACGCAGCTCACAGCTAACTATCCACTGCAGTGGTATGTTTACCAAACAAAAAAGGCAACCAACACTGGGCACCAAACATTACAACTCAAAAGCTGTAACAAAATATGCAAACAAAGTACCTACGGAGTTCTCAAACCTTAACGCTACTTTCtcccaaacacaacacacatactAGTAAGCCCAATGACACGAGTGTTAGTCCTTCATAATGCAGCAAAGTGCTATATGCCAAAATGTCTAGGAACCAACCTTCAGATCCCAGACgagcccccacttgtcacgaaccAGCTCGAAGTTAACAGAAAAGGGAGACAACAtggagataaggaataacaaaatatatttattaacagACAGTTAACAATTGTGTGTGTAAGTGATTGATTGGACGCATAAATATGATGAGGgttgttgaaaggtgccaaataAAACTGGCACAATCAAAATCTaactgtgtctgcatggagagagagtcTCAATGAAAGGGGAAGAGatgtatttatcccgggacacacccgatcccaggtgtgtcccatttcgctgacgaccctcccggctccgcccaccgacatcctattaaggaaaacaagagcaaaagagagagaatttGGCAgccagagtgggagggtcgtcacaatcAACTATTTATCTTTAAGTTGTCATTTGAAATGAACAGCATTACAAAAGTTTAACAGTGGTACATCTTTCAATCTAACAAAAGGTTGAGCAAACACTCGTTTCGATCGGTTTACCTCAGGCAATGCAGTTCCACCCAACATGTGGCATGCCCTGAGTGTTTGTTCATCCTTTTGTTGGATTTCTGTTCATTTCTTGGAAAGACTACGACAGTTAGTGTTTTGTTACAGTATATCAGTAGGGAAGGTCAGGGACAGCAGGAACACATTTTGAAGTTGTTTTAAACATCTTTCTTTAACACTGTTTGATATAAAGATTTCAGAATTTCACAtgaacaacttacaaaaaaaacGAGTTCTCTTTTAGGCTTGTCATATTGACCAGAAAATGAATAGCTGACTATATATAAAACTAAATTTAGTATTAgcgttaaaaaaaaaagatatatcgttttttcatttttttcaaagGTTTTATCATAGTTGCATTGCCAAAGTTGTTGTAAAGAAGTGACATTTGATATAAATATGTTCATGTGTCTAAAAGCTATATCATTTTAGGTAAAGGGGTAAGTTGTAACAATGAGTTACAACAACTAACCCCAGTCATGGGAGTCTTGTGGAAAAATACAATTATTGTCATCAACTATACCAATCAAAAGGCCTCATCTTACTGATAAAACATGTGTCGATACATAGAGAATGTTCCAAAGGTCAATAATGAAAATAGAGAGGcagcaaaaatatattttaaaacatGGCCTCAAAACAAATCTGTCAATGAAACCAAAGATAATTGATGGATACATTTGTTTTAAATTAAACTTCATAGTTATGTAAAGACTAACCAATCATTGGCACATGGAACAGCTTTCTAAGTAGGTTTTAATTTGATATATTTAGCCTGTTACAACTGACCCATGTTACAATGGACTTGTACTCTGCAGAGGAATTTGGATGGCCAGCAAGGAGGCAGTGTTCCCAGACAGATGTTCCAGCAGAGAGTTGGTGGCCAAGCTGTCCGCTCCCCACACCCTGCTCCTCCCCGTGTGGGCATTCGGCTCCccaaccccccaccaccaccacccacctccCAGGGTAGTAGCCCTGTCATCCGCCTCCAAAGCCCTGGGAGCCAGGGCATGAACCAGGGCCTTCTCAGGAGAGACAGGAACCCCAGCCCTCAGCAGGCAGCTCACCAGGAGGCTGGAGGGAGATGCGggggagggggtggtggaggtgggggtctCCAGGAGCAGGTCCAGACCCTGGGCTCTGAGATCCACAGCCTGAGCCTGGCGGTGCGCATGCTGGTGGAGCAGCAGTACCGGCTGGAGAGGGAGCAGGTCCAGCAGACCCAGGTCCAGAAGCAGATTCTCAGCACCCTGCAGACCCTGGCCTCAAGACTGGAGGCACCCTGTACCAGCCTCCACCAGCAGCGACAGCATCCCAAAACTCCCCCACCCCCGGTCTTACCTGCCTTAGGCTCTGCCTCCTACAGCCAGGACACATTCCCCTTCAGCCAAGGAGGGTATGCTCAGTGCAGCCAGGCCCAGCCCAGCTACAACGGGATGGACAACTCCAGCCTGGAGACCATAGAGACCTTCAAACTGTCCGGACAGAGCCCCCATGGCATCAACGGCTTCCAGAcgggcagcagcagtagtaccaCCGATAGCCTcttgctcacacacacccctacatacACGCTGGCGCACACACAGCCTTACTCGTCAGCCTACACACAGCagccacacactcaaacacacatgccCTCATGCACACAGTCTTACGCCACCACatacacgcagtcacacacacagtcctataGAGGAACAGAAAGTACAGACTGTCCCAGCACCAGAACAGAGGGAGCTCTCCAGGACTGCATGGCCCCCACCCAGGCCTCTGTTGACCTGGACTCAGACATCACAGTCTCCCCACAGGAAACTCAGCTCAACATCATTAAAGTGGAGGCactctaacatgctgaccagactgtGCGTGTGCCATggtgtccacccacaccagacgcaATCAGggcacgcaggttgaaatatcaaaacgaactctgaaccaactatattaatttggggatgggtcgaaaagcattaaacatttatgtcaatttagttagctagcttgctattgctagctaatttgtcctgggatataaacgcaagcggtgtggtcagcatgtaaggctTTAGTTCACTCGTATCCAGACTTATAGGGACAGTTTTctagacacagattaagcctagtccgaGACTTAAAAGCATGTTCGATGTATAATGGAAATTCTGGAAAAGGTGCTTTAGTCCAGAACTATGCTTAAATTGGTGTCTGGGAAACCAACCACATATAGGGTTCAGTTCCATAGTTTCAATCCAAAGTTGCTTCTGCTCTGTTCACATCTGTACATTTAATTATCCACTACCTCTCCTTTAGCCAAATGTTTCAGTACATGTTATGTCTTGGGTTTTTAAGGGATTTCTTATGTTTTTGAAGTATGTGTCATTATTTTTAGAACCGTGAATATCCCCATAGAAATGAATAGCACTTCATTGTCCATTCTGAAAGGAACATTTGTCCTCGAGACGATCTACCATTTTTACATGAAACACTTATTATCAAATCACAAAGAGCAATACAGAAGAAGCATGTCTTATCGTTTTAATAATGCATTTGGATTATGTTGCCATCAATCTTTACAGAGCATAAAACTCTTCACCAATGCAAGGTCTCTGCTGCCTTCTGCTAGATCAGCCTTAAAGTGCAGAATGTCCTGTCTGTACATAACTAAATGTACTTGAATAAAGTGCTACATAATATCCAACAAATTAGGAAGTTATTAATATTTATGGCAGTGTTACAGTGGAACTGATAGCCTTTTAACTACTTCGCAAATATGAAACAAACGGACAATcatatcagtcaaaaatatcaaattcccagtCGTGCTTCATAACCAACTTTACAATACcttttaaaaataggttatatttgactAAAAAATACATGACCTAAGGCATTGTTTGCAGAATATATGAATGCAGTTCAATGCataattaatataattcaccaatacattttttggtagtCCAAAatatattgctatcaggttgtaaatgaCAGCTGgtctggtacattgtttgctgcctccattcgggATGCACCGTTTCAGTTTCAATTACTCAATATTTTTTAACAAAAATGGACGactaactaaggctgggaatgtcaatacaaggACAATGATCCCAATTCAGTCATAATGTGGCTAATAGCCTATCGTACATGTGGCAAACACAAGGCCCGCAGGCCAAATAGAACACACAAGCGAGTAAATGAGTCGAGCTGTCATTTACTTTATGAAATTATAGCCCGATGTGCTCACAGTGGTGTGTCCGGTTTACAGTGCGCAGCGTGGGGGGGAAGTGACAGACATGCCACAGTCCAGGCTAGGCTTCTCAAATGTTGCAGTCTGGCTTCGGGTTTTTAAAGCTTGACAATGATTAACTAAAAAACTAAACCTTCAACAAAACACAACATGAAAGAGTTACATGTAGGCCTATTACAGCAACATTTGAGCAGTAAcctggctactcaactacaataTACAGTATTTTGAGTGCTGCAGTCAACTGCACCGGTGATCCATGCAGTGCAAAAAAAGGAATAACATGTTTTAAGTTTAGATGTTACAACAATCCAAAGCTAAGTTGTCATTTGGAGTTAATACTTGTTGATATTGGTTGCAGCATATTGTGCACATCTCTGCAATcatagtatcaaatcaaattttatttgtcacatacacatggttagcagatgttaatgcgagtgtagcgaaatgcttgtgcttctagttccgacaatgcagtaataaccaacaagtaatctagctaacaattccaaaactactaccttatagacacaagtgtaagtggataaagaatatgtacataaagatatatgaatgagtgatggtacagagcggcataggcaagatacagtagatggtattgagtgcagtatatacatatgagatgagtatgtaaacaaaatggcaaagttaaagtggctagtgatacatgtattacataaagatgcagtagatgatatagagtacagtatatacgtatacatatgagatgaataatgtagggtatgtaaacattatattaggtagcattgtttaaagtggctagtgatatatttgacatcatttcccatctgttcccattattaaagtggctggagttgagtcagtgtgttggcagcagccactcaatgttagtggtggctgtttcagtctctcgggcccagctttgatgcacctgtactgacctcgacttctggatgatagcggggtgaacaggcagtggctcgggtggttgttgtccttgatgatctttatggccttcctgtgacatcgggtggtgtaggtgtcctggagggcaggtagtttgcccccagtgatgcgttgtgcagacctcactaccctctggagagccttacggttgtgggcggagcagttgccgtaccaggcggtgatacagcccgacaggatgctctcgattgtgcatctgtagaagtttgtgagtgcttttggtgacaagccgaatttcttcagcctcctgaggttgaagaggcgctgctgcgccttcttcacgatgctggctgtgttggtggaccaattcagtttgtctgtgatgtgtacgccgaggaacttaaaacttactaccctctccactactgttccatcaatgtggataggggggtgttccctctgctgtttcctgaagtccacaatcatctccttagttttgttgacgttgagtgtgaggttaatttcctgacaccacacttcgagggccctcacctcctccctgtaggccgtctcgtcgttgttggtaatcaagcctaccactgttgtgtcgtccgcaaacttgatgattgagttggaggcgtgcgtggccacgcagtcgtgggtgaacagggagtacaggagagggctcagaacgcacccttgtggggccctcaccacctgggggcagcccgtcaggaagtccagtacccagttgcacagggcggggtcgagacccagggtctcgagcttgatgatgagcttggagggcactatggtgttaaatgccgagctgtagtcgatgaacagcattctcacacaggtattcctcttgtccagatgggttagggcagtgtgcagtgtggttgagattgcatcgtctgtggacctatttgggcggtaagcaaattggagtgggtctagggtgtcaggtagggtggaggtgatatggtccttgactagtctctcaaagcacttcatgatgacggaagtgagtgctacggggcgatagtcgtttagctcagttaccttagctttcttgggaacaggaacaatggtggccctcttgaagcatgtgggaacaacagactgggatagggattgattgaatatgtctgtaaacacaccagccagctggtctgcgcatgctctgagggcgcggctggggatgccgtctgggcctgcggccttgcgagggttgacacgtttaaatgttttcctcacgtcggctgcagtgaaggagagtccgcatgttttagttgcgggccgtgtcagtggcactgtactgtcctcaaagcgggcaaaaagttatttagtctgcctgggagcaagacatcctggtccgtgacggggctggttttctttttgtaatccgtgattgactgtagaccctgccacatacctcttgtgtctgagctgttgaattgagattctactttgtctctatactgacgcttagcttgtttgattgccttgcccCCCGCCTTGcaccccccagggtgtgaacaaaaattcagcaatgaatcataacagtcacagagtttaaaataccttcatgtcaaaagagagcagctcattcaaaaacagacccaaaaaaatggtgtgaaatttaagtccccctttttgacacccacaagggtgtcacttagcaaaaacaggataagactttattgtttattgtcatGTAAGATAcaggataaaactttggtcatggaaaacagagtaaagcaaagcaaagcattattataaaccatctggtcctctcagctactcctatcctgcaccagttgggcttcatgccacccagggactcgaaaccttcacaacagggagaacaaacatactggaaagaaaacccatcataaagatgtataacaaggaactgtggtggtgtaagatttattctactacctcgcccacagcataccatgggtcatcctcagtcagtctcatcctcccctgaaagcatgcttcagtatcagcatctccaactggagcatcaagcaaaggcatcatcatgcctgaagccttcaccacatctgtaacagacttcttgaaacacggtatgatgcaagcagcacactacatcaaataacaaaaatacaaaaattagggtcagaaatccagtaaccaccattctagtgtacttaccaaaaTCAGGCTCCCAcccaagagaacaggccagactcctccacccccgccatggtcctcatctcagcagatagtgcatcaagcccactaagggccttagatatactaccatctggactggtgttattaggaatatacgtgcaacattgttcaccgaacatcttgcatacgcccccctgactggcaagaagcatatccaaagcaagtctattctgtctggcaaccctagatgtggcctcaaactgttcagacataccagtgagtgcatcacgggggtaattaacaaaacgctgttgatcatagtagatgtaatgaatccatgcagtctgtcttgcatccactatggctggacctataatccatcattcctgcccaaggcctgaagctcatgaggaacccccactggcactcccaacaggttagtgtgtatgtcaactacatcctctgtccatggagcactacttctatgtctcccatgggatggaatgttttcagttcccctggatacagaacccaacagctgttcagcagtaacatcaacaatggtcagtggaattatcaaactggtcagagcacacgtaccttgccagtctcctctaagaatgggtctcagcactcttttgggtccacagatccaccacacatcagccagaccactagtttggtttaggcctgtaactggccaagtggaattaatggttgtgttactactgcaatcagcttcaggcaatctcccataatcaatgccattacctgtacccgtgatgcaactgtaattgcccccatatgcctcaacaccccaaggggcccgatgaggaggtactgtaggaaacacaaggctcaaagaggaacagagagttgaattggcctcaaccaggtaaaaacctctcagaatacacaaccacccctctccttctcctatagcaaatgggtgtgtagccagaacaggtctatcatgaccaatgtttcatgtaactcatgcagtcctttcttttcagggtcttaactgtatacctcatataagaaagccacaaattgtccctaccaataacaccagtctcagtgcctaattgatcaatagctgaatagtctctaacattaattacctgaatgggatttttaacacagtggtggcaggttcggtccaggggtggtagaggagtgtgtctggccctggttcatctgggacctctggttttggcagcaccttaatagaaaacacacccatcgtgtctgtcccggtcctttgtagtccgagggtgtaagtgcctgcatcagagagcttaatagttttgatggttagcaagatttcatcacctttacaaagttcaacagtgctcccaggttttcccatatcatggaaaacctatccacctttgtgggatcccctatgctataaggataccctctcttccaatcccagaactgtcccaagtcggttatcctgtaatccccatacggacaccctcccaatttaatataatttcatttataattttcgtccacttgttctgtagacatacattcagcattccacgggtcagaacctggaatccgctggtacatcaccatctatttccatcgatttctccagagtcctggaaataaggcctcatacacagggagttagacaacagccccataaaactaaaacagtcacacaggtgaatgtagcccataatacagtgatcataatattttccccattttctgaACATACTTtcaaacccaattaatcagagaagtatccaccccagtgttttctgtcatcccgtgagccagggtggtcaaaccagctgaggcttcgggtactgattcgtccggagctgtgttatttgggatgtcacccacgataagacagctcagacaaacagcttccatgtgaagccccaccctttccccgagaacacatcacttagcaagagccagacacatcttcacttctaatgaacaaaaacaggggtgacaggacagggaggattttcttcattcgagagatggcccccggaattctgtaaattccagttctcctctcgaacactgtttattgttcgatagtgtcagtgtgtcttaccctcccaccgtgcgatatgaatccgggtagctctttcagctagctgtcaccaggagaccttggtatggtccccccaacaagcctctgggactggattgagtgacttcacctgcagttcacctataatgcataaaatgctggacatacaggcttggttaacaaacagtttctaatcttttatctgattctatctttaacttctatgcccatttgttagctacattttttaaaatattagtttcttatccaattggccccatcctatcctagaccacaatttacctatcccccttttgatacctggctttgcccaggtaacaaccttacctactctaaataatgacttaggtaagattagtatattatccttctgctctgacattatcatgtaggagcgcccctttaattttccacttgtccaattctcccttttgtctccactcagtgactgttatctacacactccgttatctCTGCTCGTCCTGGttcccttctaaaacttctcctctctgctctccaaccgtcaaggtctctgcagtgcgggggagggctcatctgtctgccttttcccatgtttccacattttaactaaatgtctcactgtttggctttatctaaatttttattttttgaaaaacatgtctatggtggcaatttatataggttaagtaaactccactataattaagttaccttcaaaaatgttttttaaacagtattacccatgaccacaaatgtattattcaaatggcacccccttgtggctgatcagaccacccgagagagccatgaaatccggtcacgggttacaccatccccccacattcgtgttccataccatattagacatattaaagaaccctttatccttaaaataaaataaaaatcacttgtgtaattaaaactcataaaataaaaaactcataaaggttccatatgtgagcgtgcctctttaaaatatcatgtctctgggaacatggaaatccccttaacccaaacatttactacaaaaacaaaacctaataattatgataatcccctcaaactcaaataatttgtctcgatgtttcatgtcttattcgtgtttctccaaattgtctccccaaaatacttcttaaatacccagccattagacagacacacacaactgtgataaatgtgcactgtccctttaacataaaaacctcagcctgcaatccactctgcgggcctttcattgttctccataatgaaaacagattctaatgttagtataccttgacctcctgtttaatttcaatgatgttatctgaacaatcaaaccaaaatcaatacccgggaagtacttgtgtaaatgaattaaaataactaaataaatctaccttatttctcagcatttggttagaacaccactcccgtcttacatcgaccacacccttcgccccgtacctagtgtacagcttatctattactcagtggctcaattaatgtttaacgtaagtatgttcagatgttgattatgtaattctacaacattagtatagttcaaacctcataatataaatccgcaaaaagaattttgcgttaatagagtttaacacttttttccaacagtcatgcacccccctcaatattctatgatataacactcatcagcaagcctgcgactttttcaacattctcaccggttccagctccaactgaaatacctaatgtaccacactcactttgtccccgacctcattcatatcgatattagtccccgactgaatatcaagcgtgtttcatgcacaggatttgattttcacaaatcttcatttacgccagtaagcagaccagtgggagacgcaatggccctgccttctgttcattctctgtttggtcccttggttcttaaatacatggcttttatttctttcaacttccttgtctctggcctcctgctacgtccctctcaactcacattccattgttttcagctgggcccctgttggcggccacccccctagataacctgcttgtgtccatcttaacttcaatccctcccaaactttctttataggcgtccatcgttcctttgcccctgatctatattcaattttttgttctaggaactcattaaacctcagctttggagtattgggggtcgccattgtgaatttgctttaaacgtaatttaatttaattcaatcggaatttaatcgtagttttaatcgaaattctctccttctatctgaatatagttagcatatacttcgcccgacgttgattaatacccacgatgtattcgaagagacactattgctcgtactctgccttatctcagagcttctccttcgtatattcaggtt includes the following:
- the LOC116366035 gene encoding uncharacterized protein LOC116366035, which codes for MFQQRVGGQAVRSPHPAPPRVGIRLPNPPPPPPTSQGSSPVIRLQSPGSQGMNQGLLRRDRNPSPQQAAHQEAGGRCGGGGGGGGGLQEQVQTLGSEIHSLSLAVRMLVEQQYRLEREQVQQTQVQKQILSTLQTLASRLEAPCTSLHQQRQHPKTPPPPVLPALGSASYSQDTFPFSQGGYAQCSQAQPSYNGMDNSSLETIETFKLSGQSPHGINGFQTGSSSSTTDSLLLTHTPTYTLAHTQPYSSAYTQQPHTQTHMPSCTQSYATTYTQSHTQSYRGTESTDCPSTRTEGALQDCMAPTQASVDLDSDITVSPQETQLNIIKVEAL